In a single window of the uncultured Dysgonomonas sp. genome:
- a CDS encoding helix-turn-helix domain-containing protein: MIQKENKHVFLNKLKEEPFIEIFRLQDMGDDTIFENYQRYDFYQLLWFTKVGGDDIYFLDFNEYKIEKDQIVLIFPGQIDKLDVEGKEGYLFTIHNDIFYNISLQLNSDYLNGYFSNTFISLDIDTKVRLEKINELIFLEYNSGNRLGLMKSYMEALLFHVSALFEDSHTLNNGDIFVAELMKLIDNNFICEKETDFYANSLGVTNRKINELCKKGTGKTVKQHLQEKLILEIKKEIRLRRKSLKEIAFDLGFNEPAYFTRFFKQHTNLTPTEFRDNK, translated from the coding sequence ATGATACAAAAAGAAAATAAACATGTATTCCTCAATAAGTTAAAAGAGGAACCTTTCATCGAAATATTCCGCCTGCAGGATATGGGAGATGATACTATATTTGAAAATTATCAGCGATACGACTTCTATCAGTTGCTATGGTTTACCAAAGTGGGCGGTGATGATATTTACTTTCTGGACTTCAATGAATATAAAATCGAGAAAGACCAGATTGTGCTTATCTTTCCCGGACAAATAGATAAACTGGATGTGGAAGGCAAAGAAGGCTATCTGTTCACTATACATAATGATATCTTTTATAATATAAGCCTACAGCTTAATTCCGACTATCTGAACGGATATTTTTCCAATACCTTTATTTCATTAGATATCGATACCAAAGTAAGATTGGAAAAGATAAATGAACTTATATTTCTGGAATATAATTCAGGAAACAGACTCGGCCTGATGAAAAGCTACATGGAGGCCCTTCTGTTCCATGTATCAGCTCTTTTCGAAGATTCACACACATTAAATAACGGGGACATATTTGTTGCCGAGTTGATGAAACTTATAGATAATAATTTCATCTGTGAAAAAGAAACCGATTTCTATGCCAATTCACTAGGTGTTACTAACAGGAAGATAAACGAACTGTGCAAGAAAGGTACAGGAAAAACAGTCAAACAGCACCTTCAGGAAAAATTGATACTGGAAATAAAAAAAGAGATACGCCTGCGCAGGAAGAGTCTGAAAGAAATAGCTTTCGACCTGGGTTTCAATGAACCGGCTTACTTTACACGCTTCTTTAAACAACATACGAATCTTACCCCGACCGAATTCAGAGATAATAAATAG
- a CDS encoding DUF3943 domain-containing protein: MYKRLLTTSVIFFITAISVYSQFAIHKTVVPSQPADSIDLAFYSKKKGLGAATQIFSFNMGLWAFNRYVAKQDYAYIDIHTIRKNIKHKWVWDNDDMGNNMFLHPYHGNLYFNSARSRGYNFWESGAFALGGSAMWELFMENEYPSVNDIIATPIGGLALGEVFYRTSDLVLDDRRDGMNRFGRELAGFIIAPTRGLTRVLNGDAWRKRATTGKQFGIPDVSVEIGSGVRILELKGEILDKGVGAAVDINIEYGDRFATENEKPYDYFTFRSNLNIHSSQPLLSQLNILGRLYVTEVIDNEKDFLSFGFYQHFDYYDSDTISDVSGKIPYKFCTPASAGSGFIYENKRWKDLKFTAFMHGTLVLLGGTLSDHYVVDKRNYNLASGFSSKIGGSLTYKNKISVSTSYEMYRMFTWKGYPENVDWENINVHEFDYQGDRSQAILHAFTLRADMKMTDHLYLTGIYSNYTRDTNYKYFEDVFSKTSEGRLLLSYKF; encoded by the coding sequence ATGTATAAAAGACTTCTCACTACCTCCGTTATATTCTTTATAACTGCAATATCGGTATATTCCCAGTTTGCCATACACAAAACAGTAGTCCCTTCCCAACCTGCCGACTCTATAGATCTCGCTTTCTATTCCAAAAAGAAAGGACTTGGAGCTGCAACCCAGATATTTTCGTTCAATATGGGTTTATGGGCTTTCAACAGATATGTAGCCAAACAAGACTATGCGTATATCGACATCCATACCATCAGAAAAAATATCAAACATAAGTGGGTATGGGATAATGATGATATGGGCAATAATATGTTTCTCCATCCCTACCATGGCAATCTTTACTTCAATTCGGCCCGTTCGCGTGGATACAACTTCTGGGAGTCGGGAGCCTTTGCCCTTGGGGGAAGCGCTATGTGGGAGCTGTTCATGGAAAATGAGTATCCATCGGTTAATGATATTATAGCAACACCTATCGGAGGGCTTGCCTTAGGCGAAGTATTTTACCGTACATCCGATCTGGTCCTTGACGACCGCAGAGATGGTATGAACCGTTTCGGACGCGAATTAGCAGGTTTCATTATAGCACCTACGCGAGGTCTTACCCGTGTACTGAATGGTGATGCATGGCGTAAACGTGCTACCACAGGTAAGCAATTCGGAATACCGGATGTATCTGTAGAAATAGGTTCGGGCGTGAGGATATTGGAACTAAAAGGCGAGATACTGGACAAAGGGGTTGGTGCTGCCGTCGATATCAATATTGAATATGGAGACCGATTCGCTACGGAAAATGAAAAGCCTTACGACTACTTTACTTTCCGTTCCAACCTGAATATACACAGTTCGCAGCCGCTCTTAAGCCAACTCAACATTCTGGGCCGGCTTTATGTGACTGAAGTAATTGATAATGAAAAAGACTTCCTTAGCTTTGGATTTTATCAGCATTTCGATTATTACGACTCTGACACGATATCGGATGTATCGGGCAAAATACCTTATAAATTCTGTACTCCTGCTTCTGCCGGTTCGGGATTTATATATGAAAATAAGCGATGGAAGGATTTAAAATTCACAGCCTTTATGCACGGTACACTTGTCCTGCTGGGTGGTACACTCAGCGACCATTATGTAGTGGACAAGCGAAACTATAATCTGGCAAGCGGATTTAGTTCCAAGATAGGGGGAAGCCTTACCTATAAAAACAAAATAAGTGTATCTACCTCTTACGAAATGTATCGTATGTTTACATGGAAAGGCTATCCGGAAAATGTAGACTGGGAAAACATAAATGTTCACGAGTTTGATTATCAAGGTGACAGGTCGCAGGCAATACTCCATGCTTTTACTCTAAGAGCAGATATGAAAATGACCGATCACCTCTATCTGACCGGGATATATAGTAATTATACCCGGGATACAAATTATAAATATTTTGAAGATGTTTTCTCCAAAACATCTGAAGGCCGCTTATTATTAAGCTATAAATTCTAA
- a CDS encoding TetR/AcrR family transcriptional regulator produces MPKIQTNKEELIRKSMLVFIKTGYFHTTLSSLAKACNIEKPHFYYYFKDKKDLMNQVLIYASDQIQNLVFDTAYKEGMEPSARLHTILDNVLKIHTKNKYGCLMGNTLLETVGRESYFKPVLCTYFNRWRETLTHLYLTTYEEELAKDMANEDVAKLQGGIMLMRLYDDKDVLKKVTDNIKTRL; encoded by the coding sequence ATGCCAAAAATTCAAACAAATAAAGAAGAGCTAATAAGAAAATCGATGCTGGTATTCATTAAAACCGGATACTTCCACACCACATTGTCCAGCCTGGCAAAGGCCTGTAATATAGAAAAACCTCATTTCTACTATTACTTTAAGGATAAGAAAGATTTGATGAATCAGGTTCTCATTTATGCAAGTGATCAAATACAGAATCTTGTATTCGATACAGCATATAAAGAGGGCATGGAACCTTCTGCACGTTTGCATACAATACTCGATAATGTGCTGAAAATTCATACAAAAAATAAATACGGGTGCCTGATGGGAAATACACTCCTCGAAACTGTTGGGAGGGAGTCGTATTTTAAGCCTGTACTATGTACATATTTCAACAGATGGAGGGAGACTCTGACGCATCTGTATCTGACCACTTATGAAGAAGAGCTGGCAAAAGATATGGCAAACGAGGATGTTGCTAAATTGCAGGGAGGTATCATGCTGATGAGGCTCTACGATGATAAAGATGTTCTGAAGAAAGTAACTGATAATATCAAAACCAGACTATAA
- a CDS encoding multidrug effflux MFS transporter has protein sequence MKNLSLVQWLVILVLALLTALEPLSIDLYLPGFIDISEAFGTTTAAVQISLSTFLGGFAIGQLFWGPLADRFGRKKPILLSLAIFIVASFACIYVKTIEQLWVMRFIQAIGGCGGIVISRAVVTDYFEKSNTLKIYSLLALIMGIAPIIAPVLGNEVLKLFHWEGLFEAMGVLGILLFLLTIFCLPETYKKSEVKTNSNVFKDYLKILRIRKFVVYALIAGIVNGALMIYVAYGPFLIMEKGGFSSNSFSLIFAINAFGLMIASYLTNILQKYIPTSKLVKHALLFMFAMSSVLLVTMYLNMNIYAILVVLFLYIFPIGILFPTTTELAITPFAETNNSGTASALFGSIQLLMAFICSILANLVNDGSVIAVGFAFFLCTLLSFVIVFSKINLKEEYSC, from the coding sequence ATGAAAAATTTAAGTTTAGTACAGTGGCTGGTTATTCTTGTCCTGGCATTATTAACAGCTTTAGAACCTCTTAGCATCGATCTTTATCTACCCGGATTCATAGATATATCCGAAGCATTCGGAACTACTACCGCTGCCGTTCAGATTTCATTATCCACATTTCTGGGAGGATTTGCCATCGGACAGTTATTTTGGGGACCTTTGGCAGACAGATTCGGGCGGAAAAAGCCTATCTTATTATCTCTGGCTATTTTTATTGTAGCATCCTTTGCCTGCATTTATGTAAAAACCATCGAACAACTTTGGGTAATGCGCTTTATTCAGGCAATCGGCGGTTGCGGCGGTATTGTTATTTCACGTGCGGTAGTTACCGACTATTTTGAAAAATCGAATACCTTAAAAATATATTCCTTACTTGCCCTGATAATGGGTATTGCCCCTATTATTGCTCCGGTACTAGGAAATGAAGTATTGAAACTATTCCACTGGGAAGGCTTATTCGAAGCAATGGGGGTACTGGGTATCCTTTTATTCCTACTCACTATATTCTGCTTGCCGGAAACGTATAAGAAGAGTGAAGTAAAAACAAATAGTAATGTATTTAAAGATTATCTGAAAATACTCAGAATCAGAAAGTTTGTCGTCTATGCACTTATCGCCGGTATTGTAAACGGGGCCCTGATGATATATGTAGCCTACGGTCCATTTCTGATAATGGAAAAAGGAGGGTTTTCTAGTAACAGCTTCAGCCTGATATTTGCTATCAATGCATTCGGTCTGATGATCGCTTCATATCTTACAAATATCCTCCAAAAATATATTCCGACAAGCAAACTGGTAAAACATGCCTTGCTGTTTATGTTTGCAATGAGTTCCGTCCTACTTGTTACCATGTACTTAAACATGAATATCTATGCAATACTTGTAGTCTTATTCCTGTATATCTTCCCTATCGGAATATTATTCCCGACAACGACCGAATTAGCTATTACACCATTTGCAGAAACGAATAATAGTGGTACTGCATCGGCCCTGTTCGGTTCCATCCAGTTGCTGATGGCATTTATATGCTCGATACTGGCTAACTTAGTTAATGACGGATCGGTTATTGCAGTAGGCTTCGCATTCTTCCTTTGCACATTATTATCATTTGTGATTGTTTTCAGCAAAATAAACCTGAAAGAAGAATATAGCTGTTGA
- a CDS encoding PatB family C-S lyase encodes MKYNFDQIIDRKGTSALKTDALEPRYGNPDLIPLWVADMDFLSPPAVTEAIIERAKHGIFGYTCPSQAYYDAIINWVDKKHDWKIEQEWLTFIPGIVKGIAFVIDCFTTKDDKVIIQPPVYHPFRIIPTLHHRPVADNPLILESGQYRMDLEGLKKMVDPSYKVLILCNPHNPGGRVWTRQELVDIAEICYDNNILVISDEIHSDLAFTPHKHIPFASVSDKAAQNSITFMAPSKTFNIAGIVSSYSIIPNKDLRNRFNAYLSSSELEEGHIFAYLAAQAVYEHGDEWLAEAKDYIWKNITFVDEYLKENIPLIKVMLPQASFLVWLDCKELGLQQKELVSLFVKDAKLALNDGTMFGQGGEGYMRLNVGTPLANIRKALDNLKKAIDSKQIG; translated from the coding sequence GTGAAATATAATTTCGACCAGATAATCGACCGCAAAGGAACAAGTGCCCTCAAAACTGACGCACTGGAGCCGCGCTATGGAAATCCCGATCTGATACCCCTATGGGTAGCCGATATGGACTTTTTGTCACCTCCGGCAGTAACAGAGGCTATTATAGAGCGGGCAAAACATGGTATATTTGGATATACCTGTCCGTCTCAGGCATATTACGATGCTATAATCAATTGGGTGGATAAGAAACACGACTGGAAAATAGAGCAGGAATGGCTGACATTCATTCCCGGTATTGTCAAAGGAATTGCTTTTGTTATCGATTGCTTTACAACCAAAGACGATAAAGTGATTATACAGCCGCCTGTTTATCATCCTTTCCGTATTATACCTACATTGCACCATCGGCCGGTGGCAGATAACCCATTGATATTGGAATCCGGACAGTATAGGATGGATCTGGAGGGATTGAAAAAGATGGTTGATCCGTCATATAAGGTACTTATTCTTTGCAATCCTCATAATCCCGGCGGACGGGTATGGACACGGCAGGAATTGGTTGATATAGCTGAAATCTGTTATGATAATAATATCCTTGTTATCTCAGATGAGATCCATTCCGATTTGGCTTTTACTCCACATAAACATATTCCTTTTGCCAGTGTGTCAGACAAAGCTGCTCAAAACAGCATAACATTTATGGCGCCAAGTAAGACATTCAATATAGCAGGTATAGTAAGTTCCTACTCTATTATACCAAATAAGGATTTGAGAAATCGATTCAATGCTTATCTTTCTAGCAGTGAACTTGAAGAAGGACATATCTTTGCCTATCTTGCCGCACAGGCTGTTTATGAACATGGCGATGAGTGGCTTGCAGAGGCTAAGGACTATATCTGGAAAAACATCACTTTTGTAGATGAATACCTGAAAGAGAATATTCCTCTGATAAAGGTTATGCTACCGCAGGCTTCTTTCCTTGTTTGGCTCGATTGTAAAGAACTCGGGCTTCAGCAAAAAGAATTGGTTTCGCTATTTGTAAAGGATGCCAAATTGGCACTTAACGATGGAACCATGTTCGGACAGGGAGGAGAAGGGTATATGCGCCTAAATGTGGGCACACCTTTGGCTAACATCCGGAAAGCGTTGGATAATCTTAAAAAGGCGATAGATTCCAAACAAATAGGCTAA
- a CDS encoding FKBP-type peptidyl-prolyl cis-trans isomerase, translating into MKISTNKFVSLSYDLNVGEGEERELMERATAETPLEFIYGTNSMLEAFEKNLDGLTEGDSFDFVLTPDEAYGEYDDDALVDLPRHIFEQDGKLNEEVIFEGNMVPMMDSNGNRLNGSVVEVKEDVIKMDFNHPLAGETLNFSGKVLNVRESTPEEIAALFAPQGGCGCGSGCGCGDGEEDSCGCGSHDEKEMAGGCGSGCGCGGH; encoded by the coding sequence ATGAAAATTTCAACAAATAAGTTTGTTTCTTTATCTTATGATCTTAATGTAGGTGAAGGTGAAGAACGTGAACTAATGGAAAGAGCTACAGCTGAGACTCCACTTGAATTTATCTACGGAACAAACTCGATGCTTGAGGCTTTTGAAAAGAATCTGGACGGATTGACTGAGGGTGATTCCTTCGATTTCGTACTTACTCCGGACGAAGCATACGGTGAATACGATGATGATGCATTGGTAGACTTACCCCGCCATATATTTGAGCAAGACGGCAAATTAAACGAGGAAGTGATCTTCGAAGGTAATATGGTACCGATGATGGACTCGAATGGTAACCGCTTGAATGGCTCTGTGGTAGAAGTTAAGGAAGATGTTATCAAGATGGACTTCAACCACCCGTTAGCAGGTGAAACATTGAACTTCTCAGGTAAGGTTCTTAATGTCAGAGAATCTACTCCTGAAGAAATAGCTGCATTATTTGCTCCTCAAGGCGGTTGCGGATGTGGTTCAGGTTGTGGATGCGGAGATGGCGAAGAAGACTCTTGCGGATGCGGTAGCCATGATGAGAAAGAAATGGCCGGCGGTTGCGGTTCAGGCTGTGGTTGCGGTGGACACTAA
- a CDS encoding glycoside hydrolase family 43 protein: MNRTSQILLVSLFFSLFTMTSYSQEKIRSNIPLDSIVLSDPCILADPATAMYYMTGTGGKLWKSEDLKLWDGPYTVAQTDPDSWMGPRPMIWAAEIHAYKDKFYYFATFTNRAVKIDTVAGNIIERRASHVLVSDKPDGPYVPMQDETYLPAHMPTLDGTFWIDKDGKPYMIYCYEWLQNQNGTMEKIELKPDLSGSVGEGKLLFRASDSPWSREKDKDGNDRPNKVTDGPYLFETGTGRLGMIWTSWIYDVYTQGVVYSESGTLDGPWIHEPEPITPPNFGHGMLFRTLDGKLLMSVHSHKEMQDGHYHRVPHLFEVDITGDKLVVGRQYIP, from the coding sequence ATGAACAGAACAAGCCAGATTCTTTTAGTGAGCTTATTTTTCTCTTTATTTACGATGACTTCTTATAGCCAGGAGAAGATCCGGTCGAATATCCCGCTGGACTCGATTGTGTTGAGTGACCCGTGTATTCTAGCTGATCCGGCCACAGCTATGTATTATATGACCGGAACCGGAGGAAAGCTATGGAAGAGTGAAGACCTCAAACTCTGGGATGGGCCTTACACGGTAGCACAGACCGATCCGGATTCTTGGATGGGCCCACGGCCTATGATTTGGGCGGCGGAGATCCATGCCTATAAAGATAAGTTCTATTATTTTGCCACTTTTACCAACCGTGCCGTAAAAATAGACACTGTAGCAGGAAATATAATCGAACGCAGGGCTTCACATGTATTGGTCAGCGACAAGCCCGATGGGCCTTATGTCCCGATGCAGGATGAAACATACCTGCCGGCTCACATGCCTACATTAGACGGTACTTTCTGGATAGACAAGGATGGTAAGCCTTATATGATATATTGTTACGAATGGTTGCAAAACCAGAATGGGACAATGGAAAAAATAGAACTCAAGCCCGATTTGAGCGGCTCTGTGGGTGAAGGAAAACTACTTTTCCGTGCCAGCGACTCACCTTGGAGCAGAGAGAAAGATAAGGATGGGAACGACCGCCCCAATAAGGTCACAGATGGCCCCTATTTGTTCGAAACAGGTACCGGACGATTGGGTATGATCTGGACAAGCTGGATATATGATGTATATACGCAAGGGGTCGTTTACTCAGAAAGTGGAACCCTAGATGGCCCGTGGATACACGAACCGGAACCGATCACACCTCCCAATTTCGGGCATGGTATGCTATTCCGAACCCTTGACGGCAAGCTACTAATGTCTGTCCACAGCCACAAAGAGATGCAGGATGGACACTACCACCGTGTGCCTCATTTGTTTGAAGTGGATATTACAGGTGACAAGCTGGTTGTAGGCAGGCAGTATATACCTTAA
- a CDS encoding ketoacyl-ACP synthase III, producing the protein MNAIINSIGIYVPEKRIDNHYFESIIDTSDEWITTRTGISQRFYAAENEYTSDLCVKAVQNLASKYNKDLSDIDFIIVATTSGEQVMPSMASQVQTRLNIPNAGCIDVYAACAGFVYGIILAKGLIAAGTHKKVLVIGAETLSKITDFTDRTSCILFGDGAGAVIVEASDKKHIFDALTETDGSHGKDLYLAHQNVPINGEPVIPDRNLHQNGKVVFKWAVSTLVGKIQELTSKNHLKLEDIDWLIPHSANIRILESVCSGLNIPMDKCLESIRNSGNTSSASIPIAWYNGIESGKVKLNDNLLLIGFGGGLTCAGICLQNKIEKK; encoded by the coding sequence ATGAATGCAATCATTAATTCAATAGGGATTTATGTCCCTGAAAAACGGATAGACAACCATTATTTCGAAAGTATAATAGACACTAGTGACGAGTGGATTACCACCCGCACAGGTATCAGCCAGCGGTTTTATGCCGCGGAGAACGAATATACCAGCGACTTGTGTGTAAAAGCAGTGCAAAATCTTGCATCCAAATACAATAAGGATTTATCCGACATCGATTTTATCATTGTGGCTACCACGAGTGGCGAACAGGTTATGCCCAGTATGGCAAGTCAGGTGCAAACCCGGCTGAACATTCCGAATGCGGGATGTATAGACGTTTATGCTGCATGCGCAGGATTCGTATATGGTATTATTCTCGCCAAAGGGCTGATAGCGGCAGGCACACACAAGAAGGTACTGGTAATAGGTGCGGAAACACTTTCGAAAATCACCGATTTTACCGACCGGACTTCCTGTATATTGTTCGGAGACGGAGCAGGAGCCGTTATAGTGGAAGCCAGTGACAAAAAACATATATTCGATGCGCTGACTGAGACTGATGGTTCGCATGGAAAAGACCTGTATCTGGCGCATCAGAATGTACCGATAAACGGAGAGCCTGTAATTCCTGACCGCAACTTGCACCAAAATGGAAAAGTAGTTTTCAAATGGGCGGTAAGTACTTTAGTTGGAAAAATACAAGAACTGACATCCAAGAACCACCTGAAACTGGAGGATATAGACTGGCTTATACCGCACAGTGCAAATATCCGGATACTCGAATCGGTATGCTCAGGCTTGAATATCCCGATGGATAAGTGTCTGGAAAGTATCAGAAACTCTGGTAACACTTCGTCCGCATCCATCCCTATTGCCTGGTATAACGGCATAGAATCGGGCAAGGTAAAGTTAAACGACAATCTACTGTTAATCGGCTTTGGCGGGGGATTGACCTGTGCCGGAATATGCCTGCAAAATAAGATTGAGAAAAAGTAA
- a CDS encoding aldo/keto reductase produces the protein MEKRKIGKSELEVYPFCLGGNVFGWTADEKVSFDILDAYTDTGFNFIDTANVYSAWVPGNEGGESETIIGNWLKKSGKRKDLIIATKVGAAFSPDNKGLKKDYILKQVEDSLLRLQTDYIDLYFSHYDDLATPQEETLETYSQLIKEGKVRHIGASNMSAERLVESIHKSKDNGYAEYICLQPEYNLYDRYKYETEYERIAERYNLGVVSYYSLASGFLTGKYKFDEEVKGNRTDAVNEYMNDRGRRILDTLTQVSKQLNATPAQVALAWLIAHPSITAPIASVSKATQLDILKAVDLKLDKETVDRLNNASE, from the coding sequence ATGGAAAAAAGAAAAATAGGAAAATCAGAACTGGAAGTATATCCTTTCTGTCTGGGTGGAAATGTTTTCGGCTGGACAGCCGATGAGAAAGTATCTTTTGATATTCTTGATGCATACACCGACACAGGATTTAATTTCATAGATACAGCAAATGTATACTCAGCATGGGTACCCGGCAATGAAGGAGGTGAATCGGAAACTATTATAGGCAATTGGTTAAAGAAATCAGGGAAAAGAAAAGACCTTATTATTGCGACTAAAGTCGGAGCTGCTTTTTCGCCCGATAATAAAGGCTTGAAAAAAGATTATATATTAAAACAGGTGGAAGATTCACTACTACGCCTGCAAACAGACTATATAGATCTATACTTCTCTCATTACGACGATCTTGCTACTCCACAGGAGGAAACACTGGAAACTTATTCCCAACTAATAAAAGAAGGCAAAGTCCGGCATATAGGAGCTTCGAATATGAGTGCAGAAAGGCTAGTAGAGTCTATTCATAAAAGTAAGGATAACGGATATGCCGAATATATCTGCCTCCAACCTGAGTATAATCTCTATGACAGATACAAGTACGAAACTGAATACGAGCGCATAGCAGAAAGATACAATCTGGGTGTAGTCAGCTATTATTCTTTGGCTAGTGGCTTTCTTACAGGCAAATACAAATTTGATGAGGAGGTTAAAGGCAATAGAACCGACGCTGTAAATGAATATATGAACGATAGAGGAAGACGCATCCTGGATACATTGACGCAGGTTTCGAAGCAGTTAAATGCGACACCTGCACAGGTGGCTCTTGCCTGGCTTATAGCGCACCCGTCTATTACAGCTCCTATAGCCAGCGTCTCCAAAGCGACCCAACTCGATATACTGAAAGCTGTTGATCTGAAATTAGACAAAGAGACTGTAGACAGACTGAACAATGCCAGCGAATAA
- a CDS encoding GLPGLI family protein, which produces MKKTILLLALSLLSISAFSQHVVSVHKMNKGDIEQEKLDVATIRCYYKFTQPVTADKETHQQTDTMTLDIGQKASRYYDAARMKRDSLFGDFMSNKINPSTIQSMSVLKDGDMSVLDNKGGTTFDSTTKGETSQLFKKRPTGEIITIDRSESTPQKYKCTETIPAQQWSISADTLTVLGYICQKATTEFRGRSYEVWFSPDIPVNDGPWKLYGLPGLIMKVSDSENLFLFEIIGLENLNNPVDITMAQEDYAKASIKDLEKLKKKRSGGTAVNINGGNIIMIQKKNNNEYQSLEIN; this is translated from the coding sequence ATGAAAAAGACAATCTTACTATTAGCATTATCACTTCTTTCGATATCCGCATTTTCACAACATGTGGTATCTGTTCACAAAATGAATAAAGGAGACATCGAACAGGAAAAACTCGATGTTGCAACAATCCGTTGCTATTACAAATTTACACAACCTGTAACGGCAGATAAGGAGACTCATCAGCAGACAGATACGATGACTCTGGATATAGGACAAAAAGCCTCCCGATATTATGATGCTGCGCGTATGAAACGAGATTCATTATTCGGAGACTTTATGAGTAACAAGATAAACCCATCCACAATACAAAGCATGTCTGTACTAAAAGACGGGGATATGTCCGTATTAGACAACAAAGGTGGAACAACTTTCGATTCGACCACAAAAGGAGAGACGTCTCAATTATTCAAAAAACGTCCGACAGGAGAAATAATTACAATTGACAGATCAGAAAGTACTCCTCAAAAATACAAATGCACAGAAACCATTCCTGCACAGCAATGGAGTATCTCGGCCGATACACTGACCGTACTGGGCTATATCTGTCAGAAAGCGACTACGGAATTCCGCGGACGAAGCTATGAAGTATGGTTCTCACCTGATATTCCGGTAAATGACGGACCATGGAAGCTATATGGATTACCGGGATTGATAATGAAAGTATCAGATTCTGAAAACCTGTTTTTATTTGAGATTATAGGCTTGGAAAATCTCAATAATCCGGTTGATATTACAATGGCTCAGGAAGATTATGCGAAAGCCAGTATAAAAGACCTCGAAAAATTAAAGAAAAAACGATCGGGAGGTACCGCTGTAAATATTAACGGAGGAAATATAATAATGATACAGAAAAAGAATAACAATGAGTACCAGTCATTGGAAATCAATTAA
- a CDS encoding GNAT family N-acetyltransferase — translation MIITEVPYHDVLTMRQQVMYPDKDTEFVKLSEDDRGLHIGVYEKEELVSVMSIFLHGRDVQFRKLATRNDMQGKGFASALMQWLIDYANDMKLNRLWCNARAGATDFYKKFGYEETDELFSQNGYEYIVMERKF, via the coding sequence ATGATTATTACCGAAGTACCATACCATGATGTGCTCACTATGCGTCAACAAGTGATGTATCCTGATAAGGATACAGAATTCGTAAAGCTATCTGAAGATGACCGGGGCTTACATATCGGAGTATACGAAAAAGAGGAACTGGTATCTGTTATGTCTATTTTCCTTCATGGAAGAGATGTACAGTTCCGTAAACTTGCAACCCGTAACGACATGCAGGGTAAAGGCTTTGCTTCGGCCCTTATGCAGTGGCTTATCGATTATGCCAACGACATGAAGCTGAACAGGCTATGGTGCAATGCGCGTGCGGGTGCAACTGACTTTTATAAGAAATTCGGATACGAGGAAACTGATGAGCTTTTCTCTCAGAATGGGTATGAATATATTGTAATGGAACGCAAATTCTAA